A region from the Salidesulfovibrio onnuriiensis genome encodes:
- a CDS encoding ABC transporter substrate-binding protein — MRTLLLTVLILSMACPAAASDASPLRLSGPPIAESLPLLAMAHNGQAWAQDFDVRFIPWHSPDMLRAMVAGGQVDAAIVTTAAASTLRNKGVNCRVALLHESPVWIVSVRPGADTLESLEGTLLFPFGPGEMPELFYKATMAGKQGNITTRHTGGALEAVNLLLAGKGDHAMLSEPTASIALLRSRAMRDKGAPLLVKRVDMCRAWERSFPGHRLAASCVAFFGPRADEEQQVRAFNAAYARACAWVKEHPEKALELARTHFPALASQMETGAVDNLEIHILEGTRARNDALFFLARINEISPAAIGGAMPGNDLFGVNP; from the coding sequence ATGCGCACACTTCTCCTGACTGTCCTGATCCTGTCTATGGCCTGCCCGGCCGCGGCCAGCGACGCTTCTCCGCTCCGGCTTTCGGGCCCGCCCATTGCGGAAAGCCTTCCCCTGCTGGCCATGGCGCACAACGGGCAGGCCTGGGCGCAGGACTTCGACGTCCGGTTCATCCCCTGGCATTCGCCGGACATGCTCCGGGCCATGGTGGCCGGGGGCCAGGTGGACGCCGCCATCGTGACCACGGCGGCGGCCAGCACCCTGCGCAACAAGGGCGTCAACTGCCGGGTGGCCCTGCTGCACGAGTCCCCGGTCTGGATAGTCTCGGTCAGGCCCGGGGCCGACACACTGGAATCCCTGGAGGGCACCCTGCTCTTCCCCTTCGGCCCGGGCGAGATGCCGGAGCTGTTCTACAAGGCCACCATGGCGGGCAAACAGGGCAACATCACCACCCGGCACACGGGCGGGGCCCTGGAGGCGGTCAACCTCCTGCTGGCGGGCAAGGGCGATCACGCCATGCTCAGCGAGCCCACGGCATCCATCGCCCTGCTGCGCTCCAGGGCCATGCGGGACAAGGGCGCGCCCCTGCTGGTGAAGCGCGTGGACATGTGCAGGGCCTGGGAGCGCAGCTTCCCGGGGCACCGGCTGGCGGCCAGCTGCGTGGCCTTTTTCGGGCCCAGGGCGGACGAGGAGCAACAGGTACGGGCCTTCAACGCGGCCTATGCCCGGGCCTGCGCCTGGGTGAAGGAACACCCTGAAAAGGCCCTGGAACTTGCCCGCACCCATTTCCCGGCGCTGGCCTCCCAGATGGAGACCGGAGCCGTGGACAATCTTGAAATCCACATCCTGGAAGGGACGCGGGCCAGGAACGACGCCCTGTTCTTCCTGGCCAGGATCAACGAGATTTCCCCGGCGGCCATCGGCGGGGCCATGCCGGGCAACGACCTGTTCGGGGTAAATCCATGA
- a CDS encoding sulfide/dihydroorotate dehydrogenase-like FAD/NAD-binding protein, protein MYSESTQRVTQPETGSPEQTRQTVRTVRETAPRLKCIDAGSDYCPCHLAESGECIVCSVLRGEEQCSCDWTGACILAQNKWLLGHGVRRESREARIISREDVGQGTEVLRVAVTARMASQLTRPGSFVFVRGRPEACFDTPLAVISAFPGKQEIVLAYTRLGPKTKTLAACEDRLWLRGPYWNGILGHELMETVRNERVVLVLSGMAQVCGPNIARTLLRNGNRVSIIYGTRGYPFVAPYIQEVPAAYFVNLASQTGWREIRSLLTQVRPYCLFSGGNDEQHSRLRATMTELGLKPRLATSKTHKMCCGEGICGACVTVTNGVQIRTCKARLDPRD, encoded by the coding sequence ATGTACAGCGAATCGACACAGCGGGTCACACAGCCGGAAACGGGTTCGCCCGAACAGACGCGGCAGACCGTACGCACGGTCCGCGAAACCGCGCCCCGGCTCAAATGCATTGACGCGGGCAGCGACTACTGCCCCTGCCATTTGGCCGAATCGGGCGAGTGCATTGTCTGCTCGGTGCTGCGGGGCGAGGAGCAATGCAGCTGCGACTGGACCGGGGCCTGCATCCTGGCCCAGAACAAGTGGCTCCTGGGCCACGGCGTCCGGCGGGAAAGCCGGGAGGCCAGGATCATCTCACGGGAGGACGTGGGCCAGGGCACCGAGGTCCTGCGCGTGGCCGTTACCGCGCGCATGGCGTCCCAGCTCACGCGGCCGGGCAGCTTCGTGTTCGTGCGCGGCAGGCCCGAGGCATGCTTCGACACCCCCCTGGCCGTGATCTCGGCCTTCCCCGGAAAACAGGAAATCGTGCTGGCCTATACCCGGCTCGGCCCCAAGACCAAAACCCTGGCCGCCTGCGAGGACAGGCTCTGGCTGCGCGGCCCTTACTGGAACGGCATCCTGGGCCACGAGCTCATGGAAACCGTCCGCAACGAACGGGTGGTGCTGGTGCTCTCGGGCATGGCCCAGGTCTGCGGCCCCAACATAGCCCGCACCCTGCTGCGCAACGGCAACCGGGTCAGCATCATCTACGGCACCAGGGGCTACCCCTTTGTTGCCCCCTATATCCAGGAGGTGCCCGCGGCCTATTTCGTCAACTTGGCCTCGCAGACCGGCTGGAGGGAGATCCGGAGCCTGCTCACGCAGGTGCGGCCATATTGCCTGTTCAGCGGCGGCAACGACGAACAGCACTCCCGGCTCCGCGCCACCATGACCGAGCTGGGGCTGAAGCCCCGCCTGGCCACTTCCAAGACGCACAAGATGTGCTGCGGCGAAGGCATCTGCGGAGCCTGCGTCACCGTGACCAACGGCGTACAGATACGCACCTGCAAGGCCCGGCTCGATCCCCGGGACTGA
- a CDS encoding helix-turn-helix transcriptional regulator has translation MNRESAASRSSGTCDALEFSTEGGVSGSRAFQSCLLRPGLALTISRSTPEDPLRASFDMDDAPIQFGFTYSGRNRCVYSSGCLRNQTHEMQAGSNGIFHLPKTHGFLEQPGGASNCIMGIIVAPELLYDYFADSMDQLPVEFQRKLEGRLDTPMAWFGPCNPAKHCLLTQILNCPYTGGMRKMFLESRVMELLAMQLQDYIESQTHRKATSHALCPADVERIRHASEILTSDLENPPNLPELAARVGINEKKLKTGFRQVYASSVFGYFREHRLQKAHELLQEGNLNVTEAAYAVGYQSLSHFSQAFKERFGILPKDFLTNQRRLLVS, from the coding sequence ATGAACAGGGAAAGTGCGGCCAGCAGATCGTCCGGCACATGCGATGCGCTCGAATTCTCAACCGAGGGCGGCGTCTCGGGGTCCAGGGCCTTCCAGTCCTGCCTGCTCCGGCCCGGCCTGGCGCTGACCATCTCCCGCTCCACGCCGGAAGATCCGCTCCGGGCCAGCTTTGACATGGACGATGCGCCCATCCAATTCGGGTTCACCTATTCCGGCCGAAACAGGTGCGTCTATTCCAGCGGCTGCCTGCGCAACCAGACCCATGAGATGCAGGCGGGATCTAACGGCATCTTCCACCTGCCCAAGACCCACGGGTTCCTGGAACAACCTGGCGGCGCTTCCAACTGCATCATGGGCATCATCGTTGCCCCGGAACTGCTTTACGACTACTTTGCGGACAGCATGGACCAGCTACCGGTGGAGTTCCAAAGAAAACTGGAAGGCCGGCTGGACACCCCCATGGCCTGGTTCGGCCCCTGCAACCCAGCCAAGCACTGCCTGCTGACCCAGATCCTGAACTGCCCATACACGGGCGGCATGCGCAAGATGTTCCTGGAAAGCCGGGTCATGGAGCTGCTGGCCATGCAGCTTCAGGACTACATCGAATCCCAGACCCACCGCAAAGCAACATCTCACGCCCTGTGCCCCGCGGACGTGGAACGCATCCGCCACGCAAGCGAGATCCTGACAAGCGACCTGGAAAACCCGCCCAACCTGCCCGAGCTTGCGGCCCGGGTGGGCATCAATGAAAAAAAACTCAAAACCGGTTTCCGGCAGGTCTACGCCTCCTCGGTCTTCGGCTACTTCCGCGAGCACCGGCTGCAAAAGGCCCATGAACTTTTGCAGGAGGGCAACCTCAACGTGACCGAGGCGGCCTATGCCGTGGGATACCAGAGCCTGAGCCACTTCAGCCAGGCCTTCAAGGAACGTTTCGGCATCCTGCCCAAGGATTTCCTGACCAACCAGCGCCGCCTGCTCGTCTCCTGA
- a CDS encoding ABC transporter permease codes for MIDPHTGKLPPFAFHLLGLMMLALGWELLARNFSGLVVAGPAETLTALLRLFKNKTFLTMHLGPTLERIGLALCFGIGSGALLGVLAGFVEPLRLMLAPARWILTSIPGVIIVVVFMLWFGMGTTMVVCITATMVAPIVYVNVADGMMAVDKSLLEMARVYRLPLHMRLARIYAMALAGPLLSGAVIATGNGIRLVVLAEMLGANEGIGHALAISRTNLQTDELYALTLLAMLVIGGVEVALLRPARNAVQRRRA; via the coding sequence ATGATCGATCCCCATACCGGCAAGCTGCCCCCCTTCGCCTTTCACCTGCTGGGCCTGATGATGCTGGCCCTGGGCTGGGAACTCCTGGCCCGCAACTTTTCCGGCCTGGTGGTGGCGGGCCCGGCCGAAACCCTGACCGCCCTGCTCCGCCTGTTCAAGAACAAGACCTTCCTGACCATGCACCTGGGCCCCACCCTGGAACGCATCGGCCTGGCCCTGTGCTTCGGCATCGGCAGCGGCGCGCTCCTGGGCGTCCTGGCGGGGTTCGTGGAACCGCTGCGGCTTATGCTCGCCCCGGCCCGCTGGATCCTCACCAGCATTCCCGGGGTGATCATCGTGGTGGTCTTCATGCTCTGGTTCGGCATGGGCACCACCATGGTGGTGTGCATCACGGCCACCATGGTCGCCCCCATCGTCTACGTGAACGTGGCCGACGGCATGATGGCCGTGGACAAGTCGCTCCTGGAAATGGCCCGGGTCTACCGCCTGCCCCTGCACATGCGCCTGGCGCGCATCTACGCCATGGCCCTGGCCGGGCCGCTCCTTTCCGGGGCGGTCATTGCCACGGGCAACGGCATCCGGCTGGTGGTGCTGGCGGAAATGCTCGGGGCCAACGAAGGAATAGGCCATGCGCTGGCCATTTCCCGGACCAACCTCCAGACCGACGAACTCTACGCCCTGACCCTGCTGGCCATGCTGGTCATCGGCGGGGTGGAGGTGGCCCTGCTGCGCCCGGCCCGCAACGCCGTGCAAAGGAGGCGGGCATGA
- a CDS encoding ExbD/TolR family protein has product MRSIRYARGARTRRSEINMTPLIDMVFILLIFFIVTTSFVRESGVDVQRPSAQSAETKEKANVILGLTAEGQIFVEGRPLDIRSVRAYMERFLAETPDGSVVIVADKESMTGAAVQVLDQCRLAGVRNISIAARKE; this is encoded by the coding sequence ATGAGAAGCATCCGATACGCACGCGGGGCGCGAACCCGCAGGAGCGAGATCAACATGACCCCGCTCATCGACATGGTCTTCATCCTGCTCATCTTCTTCATCGTCACCACCAGCTTCGTGCGCGAATCCGGGGTGGACGTGCAGCGGCCCTCGGCCCAGAGCGCAGAAACCAAGGAAAAGGCCAACGTCATCCTGGGGCTCACCGCCGAAGGCCAGATCTTCGTGGAAGGCAGACCCCTGGATATCCGCTCGGTGCGGGCCTACATGGAACGCTTCCTGGCCGAGACCCCGGACGGGTCCGTGGTCATCGTGGCCGACAAGGAAAGCATGACCGGCGCCGCCGTCCAGGTGCTGGACCAATGCAGGCTGGCGGGCGTGCGCAACATCAGCATCGCGGCAAGGAAGGAATGA
- a CDS encoding energy transducer TonB yields MMIRRAKGSGDFVAASMAAVMMAGLIYVGVLLLNDAQQPGDFTVVEGAIRIAQPRRDKPVEPLKRKEITETKPPKTLPKTFSSKARPKNVKPLMNLSTPNFSADMHPGLKGGIAMPSGDLGGIGFNMDEVDEVPQVLRSVPPEYPYGAKRNRIEGSVVVRMLVTSQGLPTNLSIHSANPSGVFEKAALGAAKRWKFRPGHYQGQAVDTWVLLPFNFELTQ; encoded by the coding sequence ATGATGATCCGCAGGGCCAAGGGATCGGGCGACTTCGTGGCCGCCAGCATGGCGGCGGTGATGATGGCGGGCCTCATCTACGTGGGCGTGCTGCTCCTGAACGACGCGCAGCAGCCCGGGGATTTCACCGTGGTGGAAGGGGCCATCCGCATTGCCCAGCCCCGCAGGGACAAGCCAGTGGAACCGCTCAAGCGCAAGGAGATCACGGAGACCAAACCTCCCAAGACCCTGCCCAAGACGTTTTCCTCCAAGGCCCGGCCCAAGAACGTCAAGCCGCTCATGAACCTCAGCACGCCCAATTTCAGCGCGGACATGCACCCGGGCCTCAAGGGAGGCATCGCCATGCCCTCGGGCGACCTGGGCGGCATCGGGTTCAACATGGACGAGGTGGACGAAGTTCCCCAGGTGCTGCGCAGCGTGCCGCCGGAATATCCCTACGGGGCCAAACGCAACCGCATCGAGGGTTCGGTGGTGGTGCGCATGCTGGTCACCAGCCAGGGCCTGCCCACCAACCTCTCCATCCATTCGGCCAACCCGTCCGGCGTGTTCGAAAAGGCGGCGCTCGGCGCGGCCAAACGCTGGAAGTTCCGGCCCGGGCATTACCAGGGACAGGCCGTGGACACCTGGGTCCTGCTTCCCTTCAACTTCGAGCTGACACAATGA
- a CDS encoding TonB-dependent receptor, producing MRIHKLFGLIFTFTLCALSPAMAGEDEASDNGTKTVTMDAVTVTATKRDGTLKDFPGNISVMDEMFMETRGVNNLSDLTRFAPNVYVKDTSSGGSIICRGISTIDTSLFSPMGLYVDDVAYPMGYMTNQDLFDVERVEILRGPQATLYGRNSESGVINIVREKPDNDQHNKVLLEAGNYHTARLGASTSGPITDDLLFYRLSLQGYTTHGYNENTLTGDDDVNGKKTLNGEGALRWTPTDDWDITLNVDGAARDMGISSLRYAEGPNSTDRFKVTSNESDKAYEKELGQSARVKYSWPSVDLTSITSHRTFDREHHLDSDRTSTALGYSDLDTDMDSWSQEFRLNSTDKGALSWLAGFYGRYEAIDAGIDFTHVNPLLTSKRSGDSEDLGYAGFGQATYEIVDGLRLTGGMRLDVSHNSGKQTYTPNTGPVSYEKDVDATEWLPMVSLAYDFTNNVTAYTTVSRGFLAGGFNFYSATSEDSFAYDAEHTMNYEVGVKTNWLNNTLRLNATAFYADITDKQVREEIAGAGLGVWKFTNAAEAHTQGVELEGQYNPIPELQLTAGFGYADSKVDEWETTSGGTPVDYSGNRLPWAPEYTYNLGVQYNHQSGIFALADLLGTGEQYFDAANELKQDGYRTVNLRTGYQTEEIEFSLWCENLFDEAYTVKQVKNGAGLAMVEDGAPRTFGFTLNWRF from the coding sequence ATGAGAATTCACAAGCTTTTCGGGCTGATCTTCACATTCACCCTCTGCGCGCTTTCCCCGGCCATGGCCGGGGAAGACGAGGCCTCAGACAACGGAACAAAAACCGTGACCATGGATGCGGTCACGGTCACGGCAACCAAACGCGACGGAACCCTCAAGGATTTCCCGGGCAACATCTCGGTCATGGACGAAATGTTCATGGAGACGCGCGGGGTGAACAACCTGAGCGACCTGACCCGCTTCGCCCCCAACGTTTATGTCAAGGACACCAGTTCGGGTGGGTCCATCATCTGCCGGGGCATCTCCACCATCGACACCTCCCTGTTCAGCCCCATGGGCCTGTACGTGGACGACGTGGCCTACCCCATGGGCTACATGACCAACCAGGACCTGTTCGATGTGGAGCGGGTAGAGATCCTGCGCGGGCCCCAGGCCACCCTCTACGGCCGCAACAGCGAATCCGGGGTCATCAACATCGTGCGCGAGAAGCCGGACAACGACCAGCACAACAAGGTGCTGCTGGAGGCCGGCAACTACCACACGGCCCGTCTGGGCGCGAGCACCAGCGGCCCCATCACCGACGACCTGCTCTTCTACAGACTCTCCCTGCAGGGCTACACCACCCACGGGTATAATGAAAACACCCTCACGGGCGATGACGACGTGAACGGGAAAAAGACCCTGAACGGAGAAGGCGCACTGCGCTGGACACCCACGGACGATTGGGACATCACCCTGAACGTGGACGGCGCGGCCCGCGACATGGGCATCAGCTCCCTGCGCTACGCCGAAGGTCCCAACTCCACCGACCGCTTCAAGGTGACCAGCAACGAGAGCGACAAGGCCTACGAAAAGGAACTGGGCCAGTCCGCACGGGTCAAATACAGCTGGCCGAGCGTGGATCTGACCTCCATCACCAGCCACCGCACCTTTGACCGCGAGCACCACCTCGACTCGGACAGGACCTCCACGGCCCTGGGATACTCGGACCTGGATACGGACATGGACAGCTGGAGCCAGGAATTTCGCCTGAACTCCACGGACAAGGGCGCTCTCTCCTGGCTGGCGGGATTCTACGGACGTTACGAGGCCATTGACGCGGGCATCGACTTCACCCACGTGAACCCGCTGCTGACCTCCAAGCGCTCCGGCGACAGCGAGGACCTCGGCTACGCGGGCTTCGGCCAGGCTACCTACGAGATCGTCGACGGGCTGCGGCTCACGGGCGGCATGCGCCTGGACGTCTCCCACAACAGCGGGAAACAGACTTATACCCCCAACACCGGGCCGGTCTCCTACGAAAAGGACGTGGACGCCACGGAATGGCTGCCCATGGTTTCCCTGGCCTACGACTTCACCAACAACGTCACGGCCTACACCACCGTTTCCCGGGGATTCCTGGCCGGGGGCTTCAACTTCTACTCGGCCACCAGCGAGGACAGCTTCGCCTACGACGCCGAACACACCATGAACTACGAGGTCGGCGTCAAGACCAACTGGCTGAACAATACCCTGCGCCTCAACGCCACGGCATTCTACGCGGACATCACCGACAAGCAGGTGCGCGAGGAAATCGCCGGTGCGGGCCTGGGCGTCTGGAAATTCACCAACGCGGCCGAGGCGCACACCCAGGGCGTCGAACTCGAGGGCCAGTACAACCCCATCCCCGAGCTGCAGCTGACTGCGGGCTTCGGCTATGCCGATTCCAAAGTGGACGAATGGGAAACCACTTCGGGCGGCACTCCCGTGGACTACAGCGGCAACAGGCTGCCCTGGGCACCGGAATACACCTACAACCTCGGCGTCCAATACAACCACCAGAGCGGCATCTTCGCCCTGGCCGACCTGCTGGGCACCGGCGAGCAGTACTTTGACGCGGCCAACGAGCTCAAGCAGGACGGCTACCGGACCGTGAACCTGCGCACAGGGTACCAGACCGAGGAGATCGAATTCTCCCTGTGGTGCGAGAACCTGTTCGACGAGGCCTATACGGTCAAGCAGGTCAAAAACGGCGCGGGTCTTGCCATGGTGGAGGACGGTGCGCCCAGGACATTCGGATTCACCCTCAACTGGAGATTCTAA
- a CDS encoding ABC transporter ATP-binding protein, with amino-acid sequence MNAVIEMKNIHKRFGRRPVIAGFDLTVQQGEVLGMLGPSGIGKSTILRMIAGLEKPDAGRIRVRSAHIGYVFQEARLLPWDTALTNVALPLRAQGMDRKAAAEKARYFLHRMDLSEFENVYPHQLSGGMRQRVALARAFAVSPDILLLDEPFTGLDKNLKETMRTLLESALETSRAAVIHVTHDPSELLDRTSRLVHLEQLGQERCTEARLTKTIQQGQTS; translated from the coding sequence ATGAACGCCGTCATTGAAATGAAAAACATCCACAAGCGGTTCGGCCGCCGCCCGGTCATTGCCGGGTTCGACCTGACCGTGCAGCAGGGCGAGGTGCTGGGCATGCTCGGCCCCAGCGGCATCGGCAAATCCACCATCCTGCGCATGATCGCCGGGCTGGAAAAGCCGGACGCCGGACGCATCCGGGTCCGCTCCGCCCATATCGGCTACGTGTTCCAGGAGGCTCGGCTCCTTCCCTGGGACACGGCCCTGACCAACGTGGCCCTGCCCCTGCGGGCGCAGGGCATGGACCGGAAGGCGGCTGCGGAAAAGGCCCGGTACTTCCTGCACCGCATGGACCTTTCCGAATTCGAGAACGTCTATCCCCACCAGCTTTCCGGCGGCATGCGCCAACGCGTGGCGCTGGCCCGCGCCTTTGCAGTCAGCCCGGACATCCTGCTGCTGGACGAGCCGTTCACCGGCCTGGACAAGAACCTCAAGGAGACCATGCGCACCCTGCTGGAATCCGCCCTGGAAACCAGCCGCGCCGCGGTCATCCACGTGACCCACGACCCCTCGGAACTTCTGGACCGCACCAGCCGCCTCGTCCACCTGGAACAGCTGGGACAGGAGCGGTGCACCGAGGCGCGCCTGACCAAAACCATTCAGCAAGGACAGACATCATGA
- a CDS encoding DUF6064 family protein, protein MFTRPGKGTDAFTKLFLAAALIWNALACFLFVCGKSPVAKFLGAPLYSVIGFLFLVDLFITKKTHFEVPRSAGIRLATAFFILLAFLFPFLGHFTGHPMIALPGYPCPLAGFILALLAATSRADRGIYILTLIWAFVNIPKCFGFMDCYEETTLVVTGFYALAMLKYRDAQREQGTH, encoded by the coding sequence GTGTTCACCCGGCCGGGCAAGGGCACGGACGCCTTCACCAAGCTCTTCCTGGCGGCGGCCCTGATCTGGAACGCCCTGGCCTGCTTTTTGTTCGTCTGCGGCAAGAGCCCGGTGGCCAAATTCCTGGGCGCGCCCCTGTATTCGGTCATCGGCTTCCTGTTTCTGGTGGACCTGTTCATCACCAAAAAGACGCACTTCGAAGTGCCCCGCTCCGCCGGGATACGGCTGGCAACGGCATTTTTCATCCTCCTGGCCTTTCTCTTCCCCTTCCTCGGCCATTTCACGGGGCACCCCATGATCGCCCTGCCCGGCTACCCCTGCCCCCTGGCCGGTTTCATCCTGGCCCTGCTGGCGGCAACCTCGCGGGCGGACCGGGGCATCTACATCCTGACCCTGATCTGGGCCTTTGTGAACATACCGAAATGCTTCGGCTTCATGGACTGCTACGAGGAAACGACCCTGGTGGTCACGGGCTTCTACGCCCTGGCCATGCTCAAGTATCGGGACGCGCAGCGTGAACAGGGAACGCACTAG
- a CDS encoding class I SAM-dependent methyltransferase, with translation MMMLQQPTAHTPGPNPGLVFELMIGPIRMAVLDTTLKMDMADILAEHTEPEAIARALGVETDRTNLVYFLDAMAAMGFAEKQNGAYANTPFAESYLRKGSPSYLGGLVENLSNMQHRNLGRIPELIRQGPPEVDTRNKLDGEEMWKQSVRHLASYQKAGMADHVAGLVASLPEFPAMKRMLDMGCGPGIMCMATVSRHPDLQGVLCDLPPVMEVAREEIAAAGLLDRVTTIDGDYNEVDFGQGYDLIWASHTLYYAKDLDAMAARVHAALNPGGVFISFHEGLTCERTQPAGVVLSRLSLALEGQDVSFEQGEIASHLPGAGFASVEVRTLMLPMGPMELIIARKRG, from the coding sequence ATGATGATGCTGCAGCAGCCCACGGCCCACACCCCGGGCCCCAACCCCGGTTTGGTCTTCGAACTGATGATCGGCCCCATCCGCATGGCCGTGCTGGACACGACCCTGAAAATGGACATGGCCGACATCCTGGCCGAACACACGGAGCCGGAAGCCATTGCCCGGGCACTGGGCGTGGAGACCGACCGGACCAACCTCGTCTACTTCCTGGACGCCATGGCGGCCATGGGCTTTGCCGAAAAACAAAACGGGGCCTATGCCAACACCCCCTTTGCGGAATCCTATCTGCGCAAGGGCAGCCCATCCTATCTCGGGGGGCTGGTGGAAAATCTCTCCAACATGCAGCACCGCAACCTGGGGCGCATCCCCGAGCTGATCCGCCAGGGACCGCCCGAGGTGGACACGCGGAACAAGCTGGACGGCGAGGAAATGTGGAAACAGTCCGTGCGCCACCTGGCCTCCTACCAGAAGGCGGGCATGGCCGACCATGTGGCCGGGCTCGTGGCCTCGCTCCCGGAATTCCCGGCCATGAAGCGCATGCTGGACATGGGCTGCGGCCCGGGCATCATGTGCATGGCCACGGTTTCCCGTCACCCCGACCTCCAGGGCGTGCTCTGCGACCTGCCCCCGGTCATGGAAGTGGCCCGAGAGGAAATCGCAGCGGCGGGTCTGCTGGACCGGGTGACCACCATCGACGGCGACTACAACGAGGTGGACTTCGGCCAGGGTTACGACCTCATCTGGGCCAGCCACACCCTGTATTACGCCAAGGACCTCGACGCCATGGCCGCCCGCGTGCATGCGGCCCTGAATCCGGGCGGCGTGTTCATCAGCTTCCACGAAGGCCTGACCTGCGAGCGGACCCAGCCGGCCGGGGTCGTGCTTTCCCGCCTCTCCCTGGCCCTGGAGGGACAGGACGTCTCCTTTGAGCAGGGCGAGATCGCCTCGCATCTGCCCGGCGCGGGTTTCGCCTCGGTGGAGGTCAGGACCCTGATGCTGCCCATGGGACCCATGGAACTGATCATTGCACGCAAGCGAGGCTAG
- a CDS encoding tetratricopeptide repeat protein: MNTARIFLAACALVLLLAGPASAKVPPLGRQALHKAQLLMDDKQYAQAAAMLHKYMESTREDIHAQVYLALGGALHLAGEKKQALSVFRKGHQAFPEDEFLCLNTGVVLYEMEQYAEAGRLFEKTHGLQKTGKPELLFQAGSAFYLGEDYKDAARVLQKLIAQSKEPRKEWIRLAIHSLIDAKQTRQAESMLLNYLNASPEDADYWKLLAKLHLDRESYSRAAAALEICCRLDEPSRQDLERLAAIYNYQQAPLMAAATLQRAYGASPSLEQALKIAALYASAGRTQQAVNYLDRHSKGGAAALEKGRMLYRSRRFEEAETALAPLAKSGSQPEARFFLALCAWERKDWKRARQELTRIAGLKEYMGQAKGYLAVLEDLEAVRREAGE; encoded by the coding sequence ATGAACACCGCACGCATTTTTCTGGCCGCCTGCGCCCTGGTCCTGCTGCTTGCGGGCCCGGCTTCGGCCAAGGTCCCGCCCCTGGGGCGGCAGGCCCTGCACAAGGCCCAGCTGCTCATGGACGACAAGCAGTACGCCCAGGCGGCGGCCATGCTCCACAAATACATGGAATCCACCCGGGAGGACATCCACGCGCAGGTCTACCTCGCCCTGGGCGGCGCACTGCATCTGGCCGGGGAAAAAAAGCAGGCCCTGTCCGTATTCCGAAAAGGGCACCAGGCCTTTCCCGAGGACGAATTCCTGTGCCTGAACACCGGGGTCGTGCTCTACGAGATGGAGCAGTACGCCGAGGCGGGCCGCCTGTTCGAGAAAACACACGGCCTGCAGAAAACGGGCAAACCCGAGCTGCTCTTCCAGGCCGGGTCCGCCTTTTACCTGGGCGAAGACTACAAGGATGCGGCCCGGGTGCTGCAGAAGCTCATCGCCCAGTCCAAGGAGCCGCGCAAGGAGTGGATCCGGCTGGCCATCCACTCCCTCATCGATGCCAAGCAGACCCGGCAGGCCGAATCCATGCTGCTCAACTACCTGAACGCCAGCCCCGAGGATGCGGACTACTGGAAGCTGCTGGCCAAGCTGCACCTGGACCGTGAGTCGTATTCCCGGGCCGCCGCGGCGCTGGAAATATGCTGCCGCCTGGACGAGCCCTCGCGCCAGGACCTGGAACGGCTGGCCGCAATCTACAATTACCAGCAGGCCCCGCTCATGGCCGCCGCGACCCTGCAACGCGCCTACGGCGCATCCCCCAGCCTCGAGCAGGCGCTCAAGATCGCGGCGCTGTACGCATCCGCGGGAAGGACCCAACAGGCCGTAAACTACCTGGACCGCCATTCAAAAGGCGGCGCGGCGGCCCTTGAAAAGGGCAGGATGCTCTACCGCTCCCGCCGGTTCGAGGAAGCCGAAACCGCCCTCGCCCCCCTGGCGAAGTCGGGCAGCCAGCCCGAAGCCCGGTTCTTCCTGGCCCTGTGCGCCTGGGAGCGCAAGGACTGGAAACGCGCCAGACAGGAACTGACCCGCATCGCGGGCCTGAAGGAATACATGGGACAGGCCAAGGGCTACCTTGCCGTGCTGGAAGACCTGGAAGCCGTGCGTAGGGAAGCCGGGGAATAG